The following proteins are co-located in the Longimicrobiaceae bacterium genome:
- a CDS encoding FHA domain-containing protein, giving the protein MATPRLVPLPPTRGGDVPVARTPFWVGTAADSGLRLFLPGIADRHVSILEREDGFWVSPARPDSGAAVNGAPAAAPLRLRPGDVLQFAPGVVYRFDSGEPARARTVPAPPPRPPAALRASAPEPSHRRGGLHARRARRAQALRWAAAGAAAALLVLAVFLALRTLRRDTPVRAPLTEADAAYLDSVMLVSSEKVERGMVLLENGAREAALHEFAGAVNLLETSRLGRNPYVQPRIVNLEAAIAAVYSAQNIVVPAPYRAAPSARRPAAPLPHGGLTVEQFLAALEEVQREFQVQYGRRITVTGLDHAEHLSLYGPGGARDLRVRDLTRDQISFAIDRFKRRGVRVKDFSVDAVLQRQIESARRAGHFDRMGTGLHMHVDRFANRYDRWTVE; this is encoded by the coding sequence ATGGCCACGCCACGCCTGGTTCCCCTGCCTCCCACCCGCGGCGGCGACGTGCCGGTGGCGCGCACCCCGTTCTGGGTGGGCACCGCGGCCGACTCGGGGCTGCGCCTGTTCCTTCCCGGCATCGCCGACCGCCACGTCTCGATCCTGGAGCGCGAGGACGGGTTCTGGGTGTCACCCGCGCGTCCCGACTCGGGCGCGGCGGTGAACGGCGCTCCCGCGGCCGCCCCGCTCCGCCTGCGGCCGGGCGACGTGCTGCAGTTCGCGCCCGGGGTGGTGTACCGCTTCGACTCGGGCGAGCCGGCGCGCGCGCGCACCGTGCCCGCCCCGCCGCCGCGCCCGCCCGCGGCGCTCCGCGCGAGCGCGCCCGAGCCCTCGCACAGACGGGGCGGCCTGCACGCGCGCCGGGCGCGGCGCGCGCAGGCGCTGCGCTGGGCCGCGGCGGGAGCGGCGGCCGCGCTGCTGGTGCTCGCCGTCTTCCTGGCGCTCCGTACGCTGCGGCGCGACACCCCGGTGCGCGCGCCGCTCACCGAGGCCGACGCCGCGTACCTCGACTCGGTGATGCTGGTCTCGTCGGAGAAGGTGGAGCGCGGAATGGTGCTGCTGGAGAACGGCGCGCGCGAAGCAGCCCTGCACGAGTTCGCCGGCGCGGTGAACCTGCTGGAGACCAGCCGCCTGGGCCGCAACCCGTACGTGCAGCCGCGCATCGTCAACCTGGAGGCGGCGATCGCGGCGGTGTACAGCGCGCAGAACATCGTGGTGCCCGCGCCGTACCGCGCGGCGCCGTCGGCCCGGCGGCCAGCCGCGCCCCTGCCGCACGGCGGGCTGACGGTGGAGCAGTTCCTGGCCGCGCTGGAAGAGGTGCAGCGCGAGTTCCAGGTCCAGTACGGCCGGCGCATCACCGTGACGGGCCTGGACCACGCCGAGCACCTGTCGCTCTACGGGCCGGGCGGCGCGAGGGACCTGCGGGTTCGCGACCTGACGCGCGACCAGATCAGCTTCGCCATCGACCGCTTCAAGCGCCGCGGCGTGCGGGTGAAGGACTTCTCGGTCGACGCGGTGCTGCAGAGGCAGATCGAGAGCGCACGGCGCGCCGGCCACTTCGACCGCATGGGCACCGGCCTGCACATGCACGTGGACCGCTTCGCCAACCGCTACGACCGGTGGACGGTGGAATAG
- a CDS encoding tetratricopeptide repeat protein, with translation MVLTALSSQAAAQFRIPVTILEHNDRACHDALARSGRSRVRDYWCLRGVAQYRPGIAEIRVNGAAAVLQPDSSGGTLFVGFADRDSITQVVAVTLRGADGNVSEEQFRLTAETDPSHPEGQPFAMTNLHPRTLGDGGAWTPAPRSVLPPALATGTISVAPPGAAVPAAAAPPGGAQVPVDPGPAVVEDPARQYIRVTEPQEWSGVGTRGISTPGRRSVRVVGYATHPSGVASVEIDGQVASLSRDRGGEYRFSGYVSADSVSRDVTVLVRGQTGLPVVGHYTLNVTPARSTFTDRSQAWPAGSVRRRWAVVVGISAYQDTSIRSLRFADADAKSFYDFLRSPQAGAGGFPEDHVKLLLNEEATYARVREALFGFLRQSTPDDEVVIYFAGHGAADPLRESDLYLLTYDTRGSAVSSTALPMREMERAVEDLFAKHIVLITDACHSGGIAPRFANRGAGEGNRINDAFVRQLNSTTGGLAVFNASEADQSSAEDVRWGGGHGVFTWYLLQGLRGDADEDGDHIVTLVELMQWTVDRVRRERSNAQIPSVGNQSYDHSLPMSLVLDSAELAAVPAPAPPMVSPVTTGAPGAPVMTPGGGALPAALADSLAKAREAVGIFSNSAQYRSNLGRLLLRALMNDEAILAFREAVRLDPQSATFKFDLAQALAQAGRSEEAAAAFDAAIDRDGNNAEFYAGYGASLMQAGKYDLGVEKLRRAVRMQPSSASYQAMLGRALRAAQRPRDAALALRLAVGIDRTNVAYHRELAVALTDDARSQEAVAVLRDAIRMAPDTADLQYRLGELLRSSGDLNGARAAFTAALHVDSAAASFHSALGQVLRDLGLQYEAILEFRAVSRIAPEDAAAQYQLGTLFAGSEQGDSALVHLREAVRLGAGNAEYHNGLGQALRKKAQPVEALQELIQAVRLEGTRARYHYDVAMMYLETGNNGDALAALRQAATLDPTNREYATELRNLQHRMPR, from the coding sequence GTGGTGCTGACCGCCTTGTCGTCGCAAGCAGCGGCGCAGTTCCGCATCCCCGTCACCATCCTGGAGCACAACGACCGGGCGTGCCACGACGCACTGGCCCGCAGCGGGCGCTCTCGCGTGCGCGATTACTGGTGCTTGCGTGGAGTGGCGCAGTACCGACCCGGGATCGCCGAGATCCGCGTGAACGGCGCCGCCGCGGTACTGCAGCCCGACAGCAGCGGAGGAACGCTGTTCGTGGGGTTTGCGGACCGCGACAGCATCACGCAGGTCGTGGCGGTGACCCTGCGTGGTGCTGACGGCAACGTGTCGGAAGAACAGTTCCGGCTGACGGCCGAAACCGATCCCTCCCATCCCGAGGGGCAGCCATTCGCCATGACCAACCTCCACCCGCGTACGCTGGGCGACGGCGGCGCCTGGACTCCGGCGCCGCGGTCCGTCCTGCCTCCGGCGCTGGCGACGGGCACCATATCCGTAGCCCCACCGGGTGCAGCGGTACCGGCAGCGGCCGCCCCCCCGGGAGGCGCCCAGGTCCCGGTCGACCCGGGCCCCGCAGTGGTGGAAGATCCGGCCCGCCAGTACATCCGCGTGACAGAGCCGCAGGAGTGGTCAGGTGTGGGGACCCGCGGCATCTCCACCCCCGGCCGCCGCTCCGTGCGGGTGGTGGGCTACGCCACGCACCCCAGCGGCGTTGCCAGCGTGGAGATCGACGGCCAGGTGGCGTCGCTCTCACGGGACCGCGGGGGTGAATACAGGTTCAGCGGGTACGTCTCGGCCGACTCGGTGTCGCGCGACGTGACCGTCCTAGTGCGCGGGCAAACCGGGCTCCCGGTGGTGGGCCACTACACTCTGAACGTCACGCCGGCGCGCTCGACCTTCACCGACCGTTCGCAGGCCTGGCCGGCAGGTTCCGTCCGGCGCCGATGGGCCGTGGTGGTGGGGATCAGCGCGTACCAAGACACCAGCATCCGCTCGCTCCGCTTCGCCGACGCCGACGCGAAGTCGTTCTACGACTTCCTGCGCTCGCCCCAGGCAGGCGCAGGCGGATTCCCCGAAGACCACGTTAAGCTCCTGCTGAACGAGGAGGCGACGTATGCCAGAGTTCGCGAAGCGCTGTTCGGCTTCCTGCGGCAGTCGACACCCGACGACGAGGTGGTCATCTACTTCGCCGGCCACGGGGCGGCTGACCCGCTCCGCGAGAGCGACCTGTACCTGCTGACCTACGACACGCGCGGTTCCGCGGTGTCGTCCACGGCGCTGCCGATGCGCGAGATGGAACGCGCGGTGGAAGATTTATTCGCAAAGCACATCGTGCTGATCACCGACGCCTGCCACAGCGGCGGGATCGCCCCGCGGTTCGCCAACCGGGGGGCAGGCGAAGGCAACCGGATCAACGACGCGTTCGTGCGGCAACTGAACAGCACCACCGGCGGATTGGCGGTGTTCAACGCCAGTGAGGCAGATCAGTCGTCGGCCGAAGACGTGCGCTGGGGCGGCGGCCACGGGGTGTTCACCTGGTACCTGCTGCAGGGGCTACGCGGCGACGCCGACGAGGACGGCGACCACATCGTCACCCTGGTGGAGCTGATGCAGTGGACGGTGGACCGAGTGCGGCGCGAAAGGTCGAACGCGCAGATCCCCTCCGTTGGCAACCAGTCCTACGACCATTCGCTTCCCATGAGCCTGGTGCTCGACTCGGCCGAGCTGGCGGCCGTCCCGGCGCCGGCTCCCCCGATGGTGTCGCCCGTGACCACGGGCGCTCCGGGGGCGCCAGTAATGACCCCTGGGGGCGGCGCCCTGCCAGCCGCGCTGGCCGACTCGCTGGCGAAGGCGCGGGAGGCGGTGGGAATCTTCTCGAATAGCGCTCAGTACCGCAGCAACCTGGGCCGGCTGCTGTTGCGCGCGTTAATGAACGACGAGGCGATCTTGGCGTTCCGCGAGGCTGTGCGGCTCGACCCGCAGAGCGCGACATTCAAGTTCGACCTCGCACAGGCGCTTGCCCAGGCCGGCCGTTCCGAAGAGGCGGCTGCGGCGTTCGACGCGGCGATCGACCGCGACGGGAACAACGCCGAGTTCTACGCCGGCTACGGAGCGTCACTGATGCAGGCAGGGAAGTACGACCTGGGGGTGGAGAAGCTTCGCCGTGCCGTGCGGATGCAGCCCTCCTCCGCTTCGTACCAGGCCATGCTGGGGCGGGCGCTGCGGGCGGCCCAGCGACCGCGCGACGCGGCGCTCGCGCTGCGGCTGGCCGTGGGAATTGACAGGACCAACGTGGCGTATCACCGCGAGCTGGCGGTGGCGTTGACCGACGATGCCCGCTCTCAGGAAGCCGTGGCGGTGTTGCGCGACGCTATCCGGATGGCCCCCGACACCGCCGACCTGCAGTACCGGCTCGGCGAGTTGCTGCGTTCGTCCGGCGACCTGAACGGCGCGCGTGCCGCGTTCACTGCCGCCCTGCACGTCGACTCGGCGGCGGCCAGCTTCCACTCGGCCCTGGGTCAGGTGCTGCGCGACCTAGGCCTGCAGTACGAGGCTATCCTCGAGTTCCGTGCGGTTAGCCGGATCGCCCCCGAAGACGCGGCCGCCCAGTACCAGCTGGGGACGCTCTTCGCCGGGTCGGAGCAAGGCGACAGCGCGCTGGTGCACTTGCGCGAGGCCGTGCGGCTGGGCGCCGGGAACGCTGAGTATCACAACGGCCTGGGCCAGGCCCTGCGCAAGAAGGCCCAGCCCGTGGAGGCGCTCCAGGAGTTGATCCAGGCGGTGCGGCTGGAAGGCACCCGCGCCCGCTACCACTACGATGTGGCCATGATGTACCTGGAAACGGGGAACAACGGCGATGCGCTGGCCGCGTTGCGGCAGGCCGCCACGCTAGACCCAACCAACCGTGAGTATGCGACCGAGCTGCGCAACCTGCAGCACAGAATGCCACGATAG
- a CDS encoding DUF4384 domain-containing protein, which produces MGNAFHPSGIDRVTVNGAAAAVTVQRSGVTRWVTTISGAEATRRVEIVAYPRRGDPIMRIQNPGGGVQRGETPSPEPARDAPAPLPSPWVDGSGQPLRVGLASLPQEARTALLAALHGERAIVSAGADAELQLRAEGSAYLVIGPDGSIRHRVVAPTAAAGATGLVAVLVQEYGARQLATLSPPARTFGLQLAFPSGSEFRVGDGIEFRVNADGSGYLTLVDLGTDGTISVLYPLSSKDSAWVEAGQELILPSAAARAQFAPDPPYKASPPTGAGAVRAFITARPLMLPSPTSGPISADAFLRALRDTAVGGEAWATAVLYYRIVP; this is translated from the coding sequence GTGGGCAACGCCTTCCACCCTTCCGGGATCGACCGGGTGACAGTGAACGGCGCCGCGGCCGCCGTGACGGTGCAACGCAGCGGTGTCACGCGCTGGGTTACCACCATCTCCGGCGCCGAAGCTACCCGCAGAGTGGAGATCGTCGCTTATCCGCGCCGGGGCGATCCGATCATGCGCATCCAAAACCCCGGCGGGGGGGTGCAGCGCGGCGAAACACCGTCGCCCGAACCCGCGCGTGACGCACCGGCACCGCTCCCATCACCCTGGGTCGACGGTTCTGGGCAGCCGCTGCGGGTGGGACTAGCCTCGCTCCCCCAGGAGGCGCGCACTGCTCTGCTGGCCGCTCTCCACGGCGAACGCGCCATTGTGAGCGCGGGGGCCGATGCCGAATTGCAACTACGCGCTGAGGGAAGCGCCTACCTGGTGATCGGCCCGGACGGCAGCATCCGCCATCGCGTAGTCGCGCCAACCGCGGCCGCCGGGGCAACCGGTCTGGTCGCCGTGCTAGTCCAAGAGTACGGTGCGCGGCAGTTGGCCACCCTCTCTCCGCCCGCGCGCACCTTCGGACTTCAGCTCGCGTTCCCGAGCGGCAGCGAATTCCGCGTCGGCGACGGAATTGAATTCCGGGTGAATGCCGACGGCTCCGGGTACCTGACGCTCGTGGATCTTGGCACTGACGGAACGATCTCCGTGCTTTACCCGCTCTCGTCCAAAGACTCAGCGTGGGTGGAAGCGGGCCAGGAGCTCATACTTCCGAGTGCGGCCGCCCGCGCACAGTTCGCCCCGGATCCGCCCTACAAGGCCTCGCCGCCAACGGGAGCCGGAGCCGTCCGCGCTTTTATTACGGCCCGCCCGCTGATGCTTCCCAGTCCCACCAGTGGTCCGATTTCGGCTGACGCCTTTCTGAGGGCGTTGCGAGATACAGCCGTGGGCGGGGAAGCCTGGGCCACTGCGGTGCTCTACTACCGGATCGTGCCGTGA